In a genomic window of Rhinoderma darwinii isolate aRhiDar2 chromosome 10, aRhiDar2.hap1, whole genome shotgun sequence:
- the LOC142662040 gene encoding GTPase KRas-like, giving the protein MTEYKLVVVGAGGVGKSALTIQLIQNHFVDEYDPTIEDSYRKQVVIDGETCLLDILDTAGQEEYSAMRDQYMRTGEGFLCVFAINNTKSFEDVHHYREQINRVKDSDDVPMVLVGNKCDLPSRTVDTKQAQDLAKSYGIPFIETSAKTRQGVEDAFYTLVREIRKHKEKINNGKKKKSSKRKCVIL; this is encoded by the exons ATGACTGAATATAAGCTAGTCGTGGTCGGGGCTGGAGGCGTGGGCAAGAGTGCTCTGACCATCCAACTCATCCAGAACCACTTTGTTGATGAGTATGATCCCACTATTGAG GACTCGTACAGGAAGCAGGTTGTCATAGATGGTGAAACGTGTCTCTTGGACATTCTCGACACTGCAGGTCAAGAGGAGTATAGTGCCATGAGGGATCAGTACATGCGAACTGGAGAAGGATTTCTTTGTGTCTTTGCTATTAATAATACTAAATCCTTTGAGGATGTCCACCATTACAG AGAACAGATCAACAGGGTAAAAGATTCAGATGATGTCCCCATGGTATTAGTTGGTAACAAATGTGACCTACCTTCACGGACGGTGGACACAAAGCAAGCACAGGATCTAGCAAAGAGTTATGGGATTCCGTTCATTGAAACTTCTGCCAAAACAAGACAG GGAGTTGAAGACGCGTTCTACACCCTTGTCCGTGAAATCCGCAAGCACAAAGAGAAGATCAACAATGGGAAAAAGAAGAAATCCTCCAAAAGGAAGTGTGTAATTCTTTAA